From Leptolyngbya sp. KIOST-1, one genomic window encodes:
- a CDS encoding PAS domain-containing protein encodes MKLHLSYLQPRAYGIAFLSVGLALLLMQAINPVAGMAMTPFLLFYGAVVVAAWWGGFGCGLLTTVLAAIASSYFFMLPQHTFSLSPAIVVRLAVFLIQGVAISVICGSLHRARLHLERSSQKLQESEASLGHTNQWVTAILESITEGFYALDGQWRFVYVNPQALRLFKRPLDDLLGHPIWEVLPTLEGTAMGDAFRQVMATRRSQVVEAPGLVHPDRLFETHMNPLVNGLAVYFRDLTDRRQDERRLRQQIQMLDLANDSIIIRELDSAVITYWNQGAARRYGWSAAEAVGQSATDLLNTILPQPFDTLRRAILQEGHWIGELIQTTRSGRTVIMSSRWTLQQTPTGEPDAILEINYDVTEQKHTEAALRKSELHFRTLADSMPQMFWTAQTDGQLEYCNQRWYHYTGLNAAQSYAQGWVSVLHPDDQTGCQAAWAEALQTGQPLALEARPRRAVDGQYRWHLVRAFPLQGERGEVLRWFGSLTDIHDQKLTLAERDRALAQERVARTEAEAASRIKDEFLAMLSHELRTPLNPILGWVSLLRSRSFDETTRSRALETIERNAKIQAELIEDLLDVSRILRGKLNLDIATVNLASVIEAALETVRLSAQAKAIALHTEVDPAVGAIAGDYNRLQQIVWNLLSNAVKFTPEGGAVTVRLYRDGTCATLEVEDTGQGIRADFLPHVFEQFRQADSSSTRAFGGLGLGLAIVRYLSELHGGSVAVASPGEGQGATFTVRLPLNPSTALPPPLAIAQDKASLAGRRVLVIDDDLDSLHLLTALLEDYAMEVLTAASAEAGLHLVSQHPPDILISDIGMPDQDGFMLIRALRQRSEAEGGNTPAIALTAYAGEQNRDRALAAGFQRHLTKPVDLEELRQTLIELLPSGESAPHPAQDG; translated from the coding sequence ATGAAGTTACACCTCTCTTATCTACAGCCTAGGGCCTACGGCATAGCGTTTCTTAGCGTCGGGCTGGCTCTATTGCTGATGCAAGCAATCAACCCCGTTGCCGGTATGGCTATGACCCCGTTTTTACTGTTTTATGGGGCCGTGGTGGTAGCAGCCTGGTGGGGCGGCTTTGGCTGTGGGCTATTAACCACCGTCCTGGCCGCTATAGCCAGCAGCTATTTTTTTATGCTGCCGCAGCATACCTTCAGTCTGAGCCCAGCGATCGTGGTTCGTCTCGCTGTCTTCCTGATTCAGGGCGTCGCCATCAGCGTAATTTGCGGCTCTCTCCACAGAGCTCGTCTGCATCTGGAGCGCAGTTCTCAAAAACTTCAGGAAAGCGAAGCCTCCCTCGGCCACACCAACCAATGGGTAACGGCCATTTTAGAGAGCATTACCGAGGGGTTTTATGCTCTCGATGGGCAGTGGCGGTTTGTCTACGTCAATCCTCAGGCGCTGCGTCTGTTTAAGCGTCCCCTCGACGATCTGCTGGGGCACCCGATCTGGGAAGTGCTGCCCACCCTGGAGGGCACCGCTATGGGCGATGCCTTTCGGCAGGTCATGGCCACCCGGCGATCGCAGGTGGTTGAAGCACCGGGGCTAGTCCATCCCGATCGCCTGTTTGAAACCCACATGAATCCGCTGGTCAACGGCCTGGCGGTCTACTTTCGTGACCTGACCGATCGCCGCCAGGACGAGCGCCGGCTAAGGCAGCAAATACAAATGCTGGATCTGGCCAACGACAGCATCATTATTCGAGAGCTAGACAGCGCCGTCATTACCTACTGGAACCAGGGGGCGGCGCGGCGCTACGGTTGGTCGGCAGCCGAGGCGGTGGGGCAATCGGCGACGGACCTACTGAATACAATCTTGCCCCAGCCGTTTGACACCCTGCGTAGGGCCATTCTGCAGGAGGGGCACTGGATAGGGGAGCTGATTCAGACCACTCGCAGCGGACGCACGGTGATCATGAGCAGCCGCTGGACGCTCCAGCAGACCCCAACGGGTGAGCCCGATGCCATTCTCGAAATCAATTACGACGTCACCGAGCAAAAGCATACGGAAGCGGCCCTGCGCAAGAGTGAACTGCACTTCCGCACCCTGGCCGACTCGATGCCGCAGATGTTTTGGACGGCCCAGACCGATGGCCAGCTCGAGTACTGCAACCAGCGCTGGTACCACTACACAGGGCTGAATGCGGCCCAGAGCTACGCCCAGGGCTGGGTGTCGGTGCTGCACCCCGACGACCAGACCGGCTGCCAGGCCGCCTGGGCGGAGGCCCTGCAGACGGGGCAGCCGCTGGCTCTAGAGGCCAGACCCCGGCGGGCCGTAGATGGCCAGTACCGCTGGCACCTGGTGCGGGCGTTTCCGCTCCAGGGGGAACGGGGCGAAGTGCTGCGCTGGTTTGGCTCCCTGACGGATATTCACGACCAGAAGCTGACCCTGGCCGAGCGCGATCGCGCCCTGGCCCAGGAGCGGGTGGCCCGCACCGAGGCGGAGGCCGCCAGCCGCATCAAGGACGAGTTTCTGGCGATGCTCTCCCACGAGCTGCGCACCCCCCTCAACCCAATTCTGGGCTGGGTGTCGCTGCTGCGATCGCGCTCCTTCGATGAAACCACCCGATCCCGAGCCCTCGAAACCATTGAGCGCAATGCCAAAATTCAGGCCGAGCTGATCGAAGACCTGCTGGATGTATCCCGCATTCTGCGGGGCAAACTGAACCTGGATATTGCCACCGTGAACCTGGCCAGCGTGATCGAGGCCGCCCTCGAAACCGTGCGACTGTCGGCCCAGGCCAAGGCCATTGCTCTGCACACCGAGGTTGACCCCGCAGTGGGGGCAATTGCGGGCGACTACAACCGCCTTCAGCAGATCGTGTGGAACCTGCTTTCAAACGCCGTCAAGTTCACCCCCGAGGGGGGAGCCGTGACCGTCAGGCTCTATCGGGATGGCACCTGCGCCACCCTTGAGGTGGAGGATACGGGCCAGGGCATTCGCGCCGACTTTTTACCCCATGTCTTTGAGCAGTTTCGCCAGGCCGACAGCAGCAGCACCCGCGCCTTTGGTGGCCTGGGCCTGGGCCTGGCGATTGTGCGCTACCTGAGTGAGCTGCACGGCGGGAGCGTGGCGGTGGCCAGCCCCGGTGAGGGTCAGGGGGCTACCTTCACCGTGCGGCTGCCCCTGAACCCCAGTACAGCCCTGCCGCCGCCCCTGGCGATCGCCCAGGACAAGGCCAGTCTGGCGGGGCGCCGGGTTCTGGTCATCGATGACGACCTCGACTCGCTGCACCTGCTGACGGCCCTGCTGGAGGACTACGCCATGGAGGTGCTGACCGCCGCCTCAGCCGAGGCGGGTCTGCATCTGGTCAGTCAGCACCCTCCCGATATTTTGATCAGCGATATTGGCATGCCCGACCAGGACGGCTTCATGCTGATTCGCGCCCTGCGCCAGCGGTCTGAGGCCGAGGGAGGCAACACGCCCGCGATCGCCCTGACCGCCTATGCCGGTGAACAAAACCGCGATCGCGCCCTGGCAGCGGGTTTTCAACGCCATCTCACCAAACCCGTAGACCTGGAGGAGCTACGCCAAACCCTGATCGAACTCCTCCCCAGCGGCGAGTCCGCTCCCCATCCCGCCCAGGACGGGTGA
- a CDS encoding glycosyltransferase family 2 protein, translating to MAELEDGRRSSPLGIAQLPLPQTRVSVIVPVRNEAEILLKSLLALVDQTDFENTPLVSGCYEVIVLANNCTDASAAIARRVARQHPQVPIHVVERSLPQADACIGRVRQLLMDEAYWRLQRLSCSRGIIASTDGDSQVDRRWVAAILQEIEQGADAVGGRTVIHQAERSALDKATRASYLRFVGYRYLIKRLEDYLDPDPFDRSPRHYQFFGANFAVTQQMYAQAGGLPPVQTGEDVAFYQSLIAAGARVRHSYLMRVTTSARPQGRAALGLADRLSQFQALGQRRQAFFVASAAEIEAQLLARRQLRRYWRQTVESPSSPGFLAPSRLVRLASQWAVPLGDLCQAVKESATVGELLLRVEQRQQAAGLWQQRWAQVPIEVAIADLRLCLHQWQQRRGLRSLVEV from the coding sequence ATGGCTGAACTGGAGGACGGCCGGCGATCGTCCCCCCTGGGAATTGCTCAGCTACCGCTGCCTCAAACTCGGGTGTCGGTGATTGTGCCGGTACGCAATGAGGCCGAGATTTTGCTCAAATCTCTGCTGGCCCTGGTTGACCAGACTGATTTTGAGAATACCCCCCTGGTATCTGGCTGCTACGAGGTGATCGTCCTGGCCAACAATTGCACCGATGCGTCGGCGGCGATCGCCCGGCGGGTTGCTCGCCAGCATCCCCAGGTGCCGATTCACGTGGTCGAGCGATCGCTGCCCCAGGCAGACGCCTGCATTGGGCGGGTGCGCCAGCTGCTAATGGATGAAGCCTACTGGCGGCTGCAGCGGTTGAGCTGCAGTCGGGGCATCATTGCCTCTACCGATGGCGATAGCCAGGTCGATCGCCGCTGGGTGGCCGCTATTTTGCAGGAAATTGAGCAGGGGGCCGACGCCGTAGGTGGCCGCACGGTCATTCACCAGGCCGAGCGATCGGCGCTGGACAAAGCCACCAGGGCATCCTACCTGCGCTTCGTGGGGTATCGCTACTTGATCAAGCGGCTGGAGGATTACCTCGACCCTGACCCCTTCGATCGCTCTCCCCGCCACTACCAGTTTTTTGGGGCCAACTTCGCGGTTACCCAGCAGATGTATGCCCAGGCCGGAGGATTACCCCCGGTGCAAACGGGCGAAGACGTAGCGTTCTACCAATCTCTGATCGCTGCTGGGGCCAGGGTGCGTCACAGCTACCTCATGCGGGTGACGACCTCAGCCCGGCCCCAGGGGCGGGCCGCCCTGGGGTTGGCCGATCGCCTCAGTCAGTTTCAGGCTCTGGGGCAGCGGCGACAGGCATTTTTCGTTGCGTCGGCGGCAGAGATTGAGGCGCAGCTGCTGGCCCGCCGGCAGCTGCGCCGCTACTGGCGACAGACGGTGGAAAGCCCGTCCTCCCCCGGTTTTCTGGCCCCCTCCCGCCTGGTGCGGCTGGCCAGCCAGTGGGCGGTGCCCCTGGGCGATCTGTGTCAGGCGGTCAAGGAGTCAGCAACGGTGGGCGAATTGCTGCTGCGGGTGGAGCAGCGCCAGCAGGCCGCAGGCCTGTGGCAGCAGCGATGGGCCCAGGTGCCAATCGAGGTGGCGATCGCCGATCTGCGCCTGTGTCTGCACCAGTGGCAACAGCGTCGCGGGCTACGGTCGCTCGTAGAGGTCTAG
- a CDS encoding Dps family protein, translating to MSINIGLSEQQRQGVVELLNKVLADAYLLLIKTKKYHWDVVGPQFRTLHELWEEQYEALTTNIDAVAERVRALNGYPLGTADSFLKNATIKEHPGDLPNANEMVKRLVIDHEQIIRNLREFVDQTSEEFHDEGTSDFLTGLMEEHEEMAWMLRSFIEGEALEGSGQRDKELVAKK from the coding sequence ATGAGCATCAACATTGGTCTATCCGAGCAGCAGCGCCAGGGCGTTGTTGAACTCCTCAATAAAGTTTTGGCCGATGCCTACCTGCTGCTGATCAAGACGAAGAAGTACCACTGGGATGTGGTTGGTCCTCAGTTCCGCACGCTGCATGAGCTGTGGGAAGAGCAGTACGAAGCCCTGACCACCAACATCGACGCCGTGGCTGAGCGCGTTCGGGCGCTGAATGGCTACCCCCTGGGCACCGCCGACAGCTTCCTCAAGAACGCCACCATTAAAGAGCACCCCGGCGATCTGCCCAACGCCAACGAAATGGTCAAGCGCCTGGTTATCGATCACGAGCAAATCATTCGCAACCTGCGCGAGTTCGTCGATCAGACCTCCGAAGAGTTCCACGATGAGGGAACCTCAGACTTCCTGACCGGCCTGATGGAAGAGCACGAAGAAATGGCCTGGATGCTGCGCTCCTTCATCGAAGGCGAAGCCCTCGAAGGCAGCGGCCAGCGTGACAAAGAGCTGGTTGCCAAAAAGTAG
- a CDS encoding SAM-dependent methyltransferase gives MSDQSLAADFFDRLYQADPDPWGFETSPYEAAKYAATLAALPHQRYRSAFEIGGSIGVLTERLAHRCDALLSVDISAVAQARARQRCQHLPLVGLELMSVPQQYPDRHFDLVLLSEVGYYWCWADLYLAQTKIYASLLPGGHLLLVHWLHEAPSYPLRGDDVHDAFQRFAASRLIHRVGQRTADYRLDLYERP, from the coding sequence ATGAGCGATCAATCCCTGGCGGCAGACTTTTTTGACCGGCTCTACCAGGCGGACCCCGATCCCTGGGGGTTTGAAACCAGCCCCTACGAAGCCGCCAAATACGCCGCCACTCTTGCCGCCTTACCCCACCAGCGCTATCGGTCAGCGTTTGAGATTGGTGGTTCGATCGGTGTCCTCACCGAGCGGCTGGCCCACCGCTGCGACGCGCTGCTGTCGGTGGATATTTCCGCCGTGGCCCAGGCCCGAGCCCGGCAGCGCTGTCAGCATTTGCCCCTGGTCGGCCTGGAGCTGATGAGCGTACCCCAGCAGTACCCCGATCGCCACTTCGACCTGGTGCTGCTCTCGGAGGTGGGCTACTACTGGTGCTGGGCCGACCTGTACCTGGCCCAGACCAAAATCTATGCCTCGCTCCTGCCCGGCGGCCATTTGCTGCTGGTGCACTGGCTGCACGAGGCCCCCAGCTATCCCCTCCGCGGCGACGACGTCCACGATGCCTTTCAGAGGTTTGCGGCCTCGCGGTTGATTCACCGCGTCGGCCAGCGCACCGCCGACTACCGCCTAGACCTCTACGAGCGACCGTAG
- a CDS encoding peptidoglycan-binding protein: MDSLAQTLLWLVWEADLKADSSPGPLVLSPAVKGLLAPSAMAVVAGAIVLGNSLTAPALASSHRWGGTVYVATPEGYALNVRWGPGTNTGVYRRVRRGSALQTSGVRRDGWVQLVDATWVAGSLVSSAPVGPVQPDRPTVDDPSLATVITPENFALNIRSGPGREYPVVGQFVNGSRIRLTGRFNVGWAQLTNGNWVDSGRLQYSGPIRNDPAQPRPQPDPVPTADVIELQRLLRQAGFLPPNFVINGIYDQTTQAAVREFQRVNGLPVTGIVDAATWQALYRATSPTPQPSPDPTPNPTPNPTPDPPPIGGGQRRVVTDGDATSVFNGPGTEFGFVRSVPNGSIVNITGRTSGNWSELSDGTWIFSLWLEPL; this comes from the coding sequence ATGGATAGCCTGGCCCAAACCCTGCTGTGGCTAGTCTGGGAAGCTGACCTAAAGGCCGACTCCAGCCCAGGTCCGCTGGTGCTTTCCCCTGCGGTTAAGGGGCTCTTAGCACCCTCTGCGATGGCCGTGGTAGCGGGGGCAATCGTGCTTGGCAATAGCCTGACGGCTCCGGCCCTGGCCAGTAGCCACCGCTGGGGTGGAACCGTCTACGTAGCCACCCCCGAAGGGTATGCCCTCAACGTGCGATGGGGCCCAGGCACCAACACTGGCGTCTACCGCCGGGTGCGCCGGGGTAGTGCCCTACAGACCTCAGGCGTGCGCCGCGACGGCTGGGTGCAGCTGGTCGATGCCACCTGGGTGGCCGGTAGCCTGGTCAGCAGCGCCCCGGTGGGCCCAGTGCAGCCCGACCGGCCCACGGTAGACGACCCCAGCCTGGCCACAGTCATTACACCGGAGAACTTTGCCCTCAACATTCGCTCTGGCCCGGGCCGCGAGTACCCAGTGGTGGGGCAGTTCGTCAACGGCAGCCGCATTCGGCTGACGGGGCGCTTCAACGTGGGCTGGGCCCAGCTGACCAACGGCAACTGGGTCGACAGCGGTCGCCTCCAGTACAGCGGCCCTATCCGCAATGACCCCGCTCAGCCCCGTCCGCAGCCCGACCCGGTCCCGACAGCGGATGTAATTGAACTCCAGCGGCTGCTGCGCCAGGCTGGCTTCCTGCCGCCCAACTTTGTCATCAACGGGATCTACGATCAAACGACCCAGGCGGCGGTGCGTGAGTTTCAGCGGGTGAATGGCCTGCCCGTCACTGGCATTGTCGATGCCGCCACCTGGCAGGCCCTCTACCGGGCGACGAGCCCTACACCGCAGCCCTCGCCCGACCCCACCCCCAATCCCACCCCCAATCCCACCCCCGACCCACCGCCCATCGGCGGCGGTCAGCGACGGGTGGTTACCGATGGCGACGCGACCTCGGTGTTCAACGGCCCCGGCACCGAGTTTGGCTTCGTCAGAAGCGTACCGAATGGCTCAATTGTCAATATCACCGGACGCACCTCGGGCAACTGGTCCGAGCTGAGCGACGGCACCTGGATTTTTTCGCTGTGGCTGGAGCCCCTTTAG
- a CDS encoding TIGR00300 family protein, with protein MSSSIRFLMCAPHHYEVDYVINPWMEGNIHRSSLATAQEQWQNLYQIISDRADVDLVKPQQGWPDMVFTANAGLILGNQVVLSRFLHPERQGEEPYFKAWFEEQGHEVFTLPSELPFEGAGDALLDREGRWLWAGYGFRTELDSHGLVAQWLNIEVLSLHLMDERFYHLDTCFCPLTGGYLLYYPPAFDAYSNRLIELRVPPEKRIAIDEPDAVNFACNAVNIDRTVIMNQASDELKARLAEVGFEVVETPLTEFLKAGGAAKCLTLRVTEPLHPEPAQGGLLVRTVTMTGHLLDSGLVSRALDLVMEGGGSFQVLNFDLGEQRQSTSSAEIRVSAPDREVMDEIMAQLIDLGAVALPEDQQDAHLVTITQAGVAPDDFYSSTIYPTEVRVRGQWVRVQGQRMDGVIVVSQTEPVATCKLLRDLAVGDQVIVGYDGIRSVRSTKDRSRAAHATEEFSFMGSGVSSERRVELIVEQVAWDLRRLRDQGGKVAVVAGPVVIHTGGGDHLSRLIREGYVQALLGGNAIAVHDIEQAMLGTSLGVDMKQGTSVRGGHRHHLRAINAIRRCGSIASAVEQGVLTKGVFYECVKNNVPFSLAGSIRDDGPLPDTKMDLIAAQADYARLIEGCDLILMLSTMLHAIGVGNMTPSGVKMVCVDINPAVVTKLADRGSLESTGVVTDVGLFLSLLVKQLDRLTQRHVVTKV; from the coding sequence ATGAGCTCCTCCATTCGCTTTCTCATGTGTGCCCCCCACCACTACGAGGTGGACTATGTGATCAACCCCTGGATGGAGGGCAACATTCACCGCTCATCCCTCGCCACCGCCCAGGAGCAGTGGCAGAATTTGTACCAGATCATCAGCGATCGCGCCGATGTGGACCTGGTCAAGCCCCAGCAGGGCTGGCCTGACATGGTGTTTACCGCCAACGCCGGGCTGATTCTGGGCAACCAGGTGGTACTGAGCCGCTTTTTGCACCCCGAGCGCCAGGGGGAAGAGCCCTACTTCAAGGCGTGGTTTGAGGAGCAGGGCCACGAAGTGTTTACCCTACCCTCGGAACTGCCCTTTGAGGGAGCCGGGGACGCCCTGCTGGACCGGGAAGGGCGCTGGCTGTGGGCGGGCTACGGCTTTCGCACCGAGCTGGACTCCCACGGGCTGGTGGCCCAGTGGCTGAACATTGAAGTGCTGTCGCTGCATCTGATGGACGAGCGCTTCTACCACCTCGATACCTGCTTTTGTCCACTGACCGGGGGCTACCTGCTCTACTATCCCCCCGCCTTCGACGCCTACTCCAACCGTCTGATCGAACTGCGGGTGCCGCCCGAAAAGCGGATCGCCATCGACGAGCCCGACGCCGTCAACTTTGCCTGTAACGCGGTCAATATCGATCGCACCGTGATCATGAACCAGGCCAGCGACGAACTGAAGGCCCGCCTGGCCGAGGTGGGCTTTGAGGTGGTTGAAACCCCCCTGACCGAGTTCCTGAAAGCCGGGGGCGCCGCCAAGTGCCTCACCCTGCGCGTCACCGAGCCGCTGCACCCCGAACCTGCCCAAGGCGGCCTGCTGGTCCGCACCGTCACCATGACCGGGCACCTGCTCGACTCGGGCCTGGTCAGCCGGGCGCTGGATCTGGTTATGGAAGGGGGCGGCAGCTTCCAGGTGCTGAACTTTGACCTGGGTGAGCAGCGCCAGAGCACGTCCTCCGCCGAAATTCGCGTCTCGGCCCCCGATCGCGAGGTGATGGACGAAATCATGGCCCAGCTGATCGACCTGGGCGCGGTGGCCCTGCCCGAAGATCAGCAGGATGCCCACCTGGTCACCATTACCCAGGCCGGTGTCGCCCCCGACGACTTTTACAGCTCCACCATCTACCCCACCGAAGTGCGGGTGCGGGGTCAGTGGGTGCGGGTGCAGGGCCAGCGCATGGACGGCGTGATTGTGGTCTCACAAACCGAGCCGGTGGCCACCTGCAAGCTGCTGCGCGACCTGGCCGTGGGCGACCAGGTGATCGTTGGCTACGACGGCATTCGCAGCGTGCGCAGCACCAAGGACCGCAGCCGCGCCGCCCACGCCACCGAGGAATTTAGCTTCATGGGCTCCGGCGTCTCCAGCGAGCGCCGGGTAGAGCTGATTGTGGAGCAGGTGGCGTGGGACCTGCGCCGCCTGCGGGACCAGGGCGGCAAAGTGGCCGTGGTGGCTGGGCCGGTGGTGATTCACACCGGCGGCGGCGACCACCTGTCGCGGTTGATCCGCGAGGGCTACGTGCAGGCACTGCTGGGGGGCAACGCGATCGCCGTCCACGACATCGAGCAGGCCATGCTGGGTACCTCCCTGGGCGTTGACATGAAGCAGGGCACCTCGGTGCGAGGGGGACACCGCCACCACCTGCGGGCAATCAACGCCATTCGCCGCTGCGGCAGCATCGCCAGCGCTGTGGAACAGGGGGTGCTGACCAAAGGCGTGTTCTACGAGTGCGTCAAAAACAACGTGCCCTTCTCCCTGGCCGGGTCCATTCGCGACGACGGTCCCCTGCCCGACACCAAGATGGACCTGATCGCGGCCCAGGCCGACTACGCCCGCCTGATCGAAGGCTGCGACCTGATTTTGATGCTCTCGACCATGCTGCACGCGATCGGCGTCGGCAACATGACCCCCTCCGGCGTCAAAATGGTCTGCGTTGACATCAACCCCGCCGTGGTCACCAAACTGGCCGATCGCGGCTCCCTGGAGTCGACCGGGGTGGTCACCGACGTGGGCCTGTTCCTCAGCTTGCTGGTGAAGCAGCTCGATCGCCTCACCCAGCGGCACGTTGTGACCAAGGTGTAA
- the pheT gene encoding phenylalanine--tRNA ligase subunit beta yields the protein MPTVTFPLAYLQRLTATDPQQLEQQAFDYGLDATLGHQTLEVEVTAERPDLLAAEGFTRAINIYNGLVRTVPDQLMPSGCRVVVLPEVLPLRPHIAALVVRGADLQDGGLEVLVQFQEKVTQTFGRQRKKIAIGVYDLDQISGNLTYGAEPLDELSFVPLHSTQPMTARQILHSHPAGKLYAHTLKASHQAPVLRDAAGTVLSMPPIVNSAGVGEVKASTRNLFIDVTGILPQTVVETANILAHNFLDTGAEVQTVEIVTPQGTSTTPSLVRRAVPFSAKYLNEIMGTAIPKSSLGKVLSRMDLDVSGTDVVHVPTYRTDIFSQVDIAGDLLVALGIASLQAEPLAVKFHLGEADPLRQVMFKVGDLAQRMQLTEVKSYVLTDPDILDLFAAPYVQTGNAKSRTYSATRPTLQGGLLDILARNISAPKPINIYETGEILRFNAAGAVRESQCWGFASLDARASFTTAKAYMQTMLKALGVRYALAVRDAPYYIAGRAATVLVEGQPVGEFGEIHPQVLEHFSFPEPVCTGELDCSASLMIG from the coding sequence ATGCCCACCGTCACCTTTCCCCTTGCCTACCTGCAGCGGCTCACCGCCACCGACCCGCAGCAGCTCGAACAGCAGGCCTTTGACTACGGCCTCGATGCTACCCTGGGCCACCAAACCCTGGAGGTCGAAGTGACGGCCGAGCGGCCTGACCTACTGGCAGCAGAAGGGTTTACCCGCGCCATCAACATCTACAACGGGTTGGTTCGCACCGTGCCCGACCAGCTGATGCCTTCAGGCTGCCGGGTGGTGGTGCTGCCGGAGGTGCTGCCCCTGCGCCCCCACATTGCCGCCCTGGTGGTGCGCGGGGCCGACCTACAGGATGGTGGGCTGGAGGTGCTGGTGCAGTTTCAGGAAAAGGTGACCCAAACCTTTGGTCGTCAGCGCAAAAAAATTGCGATCGGCGTCTACGACCTCGACCAGATCAGCGGCAACTTGACCTACGGCGCAGAACCGCTCGATGAGCTGAGCTTTGTGCCCCTGCACAGCACCCAGCCCATGACCGCGCGGCAGATCCTGCACTCCCACCCAGCAGGCAAACTCTACGCCCACACGCTGAAAGCCAGCCACCAGGCTCCGGTGCTGCGCGATGCCGCTGGCACTGTGCTCTCCATGCCGCCAATTGTCAACAGCGCGGGGGTGGGAGAGGTCAAAGCCAGCACCCGCAACCTGTTTATCGATGTCACCGGCATTCTGCCACAAACGGTGGTGGAAACCGCCAACATTCTGGCCCACAACTTTTTAGATACCGGGGCCGAGGTACAAACCGTCGAAATCGTAACTCCCCAGGGAACCTCCACAACTCCCAGTCTCGTCCGCCGCGCGGTGCCCTTCTCCGCCAAGTACCTGAACGAAATTATGGGAACGGCCATTCCCAAAAGCAGCTTAGGGAAGGTGCTGTCTCGCATGGACTTAGACGTCAGCGGGACCGATGTGGTGCACGTGCCCACCTACCGCACCGACATCTTTAGCCAGGTGGATATCGCGGGCGACCTGCTGGTGGCCCTGGGTATCGCCTCCCTCCAGGCCGAACCGCTGGCGGTCAAGTTTCACCTGGGCGAGGCCGACCCGCTGCGCCAGGTCATGTTTAAGGTGGGCGATCTGGCCCAGCGCATGCAGCTGACCGAAGTCAAAAGCTACGTGCTCACCGACCCCGACATTCTCGATCTGTTTGCGGCCCCCTACGTGCAAACGGGCAATGCCAAAAGCCGCACCTATAGCGCCACCCGCCCCACACTGCAGGGGGGGCTGCTCGATATTTTGGCCCGCAACATCAGCGCCCCCAAACCCATCAACATCTACGAAACCGGAGAAATCCTGCGGTTCAACGCCGCCGGTGCCGTTCGCGAAAGCCAGTGCTGGGGCTTCGCCAGCCTCGATGCCCGCGCCTCGTTTACTACGGCCAAGGCCTACATGCAGACAATGCTCAAGGCGCTGGGCGTCCGCTATGCCCTGGCGGTGCGCGATGCACCCTACTACATTGCCGGTCGCGCTGCTACGGTGCTGGTTGAAGGGCAGCCAGTGGGAGAATTTGGCGAAATTCATCCCCAGGTGCTGGAGCATTTTTCGTTCCCAGAGCCCGTCTGTACCGGCGAGCTAGATTGCAGCGCCAGCCTAATGATCGGTTAA
- a CDS encoding SDR family oxidoreductase, with the protein MPITPDQIPAQTQERTPALESDMAPRPQYDDPNYKGSGKLQDKVALITGGDSGIGRSVAVYYAKEGADVAIVYLDEHGDAEETKQAVEDYRRRCLLIPGDIRNEQFCHQAVQKTVQEFGKLDILVNNAAVQYQEPSLEEIDAARLGDVFATNIFSMFYFAKAATPHMQPGSAIINTTSINAYKGNASLLSYSTTKGAILAFTRSLAAPMLEKGIRVNGVAPGPIWTPFIPDAFEGDDVSNFGQQVPMKRPGQPKEVAPSFVFLASEDASYMAGQVLHPNGGVVVGA; encoded by the coding sequence ATGCCCATTACCCCCGACCAAATTCCAGCCCAAACCCAGGAGCGCACCCCGGCGCTGGAATCAGACATGGCCCCCAGACCGCAGTACGACGATCCCAACTACAAGGGCAGCGGCAAACTTCAAGACAAGGTGGCACTGATTACGGGGGGCGATAGCGGCATTGGTCGCTCGGTGGCGGTGTACTACGCGAAAGAGGGGGCCGATGTCGCCATTGTCTACCTCGACGAGCACGGAGATGCTGAGGAAACCAAGCAGGCGGTGGAGGATTACAGACGGCGCTGTCTGCTGATTCCGGGAGACATTCGCAACGAGCAGTTTTGCCATCAAGCCGTGCAGAAAACGGTTCAGGAGTTTGGCAAACTCGATATTTTGGTCAACAATGCGGCAGTGCAGTACCAGGAGCCCAGCCTAGAGGAAATTGATGCGGCTCGCCTGGGCGATGTATTTGCCACCAATATCTTTTCGATGTTCTACTTTGCCAAGGCTGCAACCCCCCACATGCAGCCAGGTAGCGCCATCATCAACACCACGTCGATCAATGCCTACAAGGGCAATGCCAGTCTGCTGAGCTATTCCACCACCAAAGGGGCCATTTTGGCCTTTACCCGTTCCCTCGCCGCACCCATGCTGGAGAAGGGCATTCGCGTTAACGGGGTAGCCCCCGGACCAATTTGGACACCCTTTATTCCCGATGCGTTTGAAGGCGACGATGTGTCGAACTTTGGCCAGCAGGTGCCGATGAAACGCCCTGGTCAACCCAAGGAAGTTGCGCCTAGCTTTGTCTTTTTAGCCTCTGAAGATGCATCTTATATGGCGGGTCAGGTGCTGCACCCCAACGGTGGTGTCGTCGTCGGAGCCTAG